DNA sequence from the Bacteroidales bacterium genome:
CGCGAGCAAATCCTTATCGCCGGTTACCAGATAATCTGCATTGGTGTCAATTGCGAAAGCCAAAAGGAAATCATCATTGGGATCGCGGGAGAGCTTCACTTTTGACTTAATTTTTCTTTTCGTGGCAAATGTCTCAATCAGATCAATGGTATCGGCGCTTCTTGCCGGCGGTACAAACTTTGCAAGTTCTTCACGTTGAATAACAGTTAAGTACTCTGTAATAATCTCTTCACAAATTAAAATATCAAATCTGCCGGACAGTAGCACATCCTTTAACACATCAAGACGTTTTCCTATTGAAAAACTAATCCAGATGTTGGTATCAAATATAATTCTGATTTTTTGTGAAAACATAAATCAGGCTGTGCTTTTGATCATTCCCATGATGTCATCATCATCAAGAGGTACATCTTTAGGGGCATTTTTAATGTAACGCTCTATTTTCTCTTCGGGCGTTTCAAGGTTCACGAAATCAAATAATCGGAGCATTTGCCTGAAAGCCTTAGCCTTCGATTTCCTGACCCTGATTGTGATGGTTTCTTCACTTTCTTTCATTGTTTACAGGTTTTATGGTGCAAAGATAATGACAAATCTCAATTACCGGATAGATAGTTTTTGGTGATATTCGGATTTAAAAATGCTAAAATTGTCTTAAAAGTCTGGATTTAACCCGGTCCGTTGAAAGTCAAATTTGAAAGGTTTTCGTGCTGGCACTGTTTACTATTTTAATGACGGCGGAATTTGAATCTTGGGTTTCGTTTTGTGTCGAACACATGTAATTCGATAATTTTTTGCTCCTCTTCGATGTATTCATAATCGATGACGTAAGGAAATTTATCAACCACAAACTCTCTGAAGGATTTAGCTTTTAAGGGAAGTCTTTCAGGGGAAAGTTCAATCAGATGAAAAGCCTTATCAATAATACTGATGAATCGATCACCTAATCCTTCTCTTCGTTCTTCATACCATAGAAATGATGCATCAAGTTCCTTTATGGCACTTGATTAAAGTAAGATTTTAAATCCCATTTCCTGCTCCTTTGTGATGATTCAGAATTTCGATTTTTGCATCTTCCCAAAGCTGACCTTTGTCGTTACCGCTTTTTATTTGTTTAGAACGATGGTCAAGTTTGGCGAGTAGTTCTTTATCATTCCACCATTCATAAGGCTCAATCATATCATTTTCGATGATGGTGTAAATAGCCCTTACTTTTCTGTCATCGGCAACTCTGATGTAATCATAGAGTTTTTTTCTAATTGATGCAGTGTTCATAATATGAATTTTTTTGTAAAGGTAATGTAAATCTGGTATTGACAAATAAGCAACCTGCTCTGATCAATTGAAGTGTAGCATGTTGAGATGAAAGCAAAAATTTTGAAATAGAGACCAGCTACTTCTCCTCCCTAAGCAAAAACAGGTACACGGGGAAGTGGTCGCTGTAGCCGCCGAGGTAGCTGCCGCCGGCGAAGGAGCGCCAGGGGTAGCCTTTGAAAGCGCCTTCTTTTTGCACCATCCAGGGTTTGTTGAAAACGCCGGCACGGTAAAATTTGTAGGTGCTTTTGTCGCCACCGACCAGTGCCGGAGTCATGATCATCTGGTCGAAGAGGTTCCATGAGTCGCGGTAGGCCAGGCTCCCTATTCCCTGGCGGTAGAGTCTTTCCATGGGGTTGAACATCATTCCATCGCTGATCTTCTCCGGGTTATCAGTTGAGTTGAGTACTTTTTTTACCGATTTATCTATCGGATCATCGTTCAGGTCGCCCATCACAATTACCTTGGCGTTGGGGTCAATGGCCAGGAGAGAGTCCACTATGGATTTCGTGAGTTCGGCAGCGGCAATCCGCATGGGTTCGCTGCGCTTTTGTCCTCCCCTGCGCGATGGCCAGTGGTTGACGATGAAGTGCATCATTTCGCCGTCGAATAAACCGGAAACAACCAGTTGATCGCGCGTCAGGAACTCATCATTTCCTTCAATCCTCAATCGTCTGGATTGGGAATTGGTTTCGGTAAAATATTTCGGACTGTAGAACAGTGCGCAATCCACGCCTCGCAGATCCGGCCCGTCGTAATGCACCACCTGGTAATTCCGGCTGCTAATGGCGGGTTGTGCAGCCAGGTCAATCAGCACACTGCGGTTCTCAATTTCGCTAACTCCTAAAATTGCAGGGCCATCGGGCGTCATTTCAGTGCCGATTTTGGAAATCACTTCTGAAAGCTTTTCAAGTTTCTCGTAATATTTCTTTGAGTTCCAGTTGTTGATACCCTGTGGAGTAAATTCAATGTCATTCACCTCTGGCTGCTTGATCGTATCAAACAGGTTTTCGATGTTGTAGAAGGCGATGCAGCCAACTCTGTACCTGGCTTCATCCTGGGCTTTTAAAGTCAGGCTGGTAAGGAAAAGAACGACCATTACTGATAAACGAAATGAAATTTTCATGCGCCTGTTGTTAAGTTTAAATTTTGCGACAAATTTAAAACAAAAGCAATTAAACAGACACGGCAATTCAAATTATACCTAAATTTGCCGGCTTATTTCATTCAAACACTGATATTATCAACAATCAAGTATCCAACTATTTTCTGATGAAAAAAATCATTTTTACCATTTCCGCTCTGTTGTTGATCGTGCAAGTATTTTCCCAAACTGATACGACATTTGTTGCCAAGGAAGATCCAACGGTAATACCGGTTATTACGATTACTGAATCTGACCTGGATTCGGACGATCAATCGCAAAACATCTCAGGACTGCTGCAATCGTCGAGGGATATTTTTGTGTCCACCGCAGGTTTTACTTTTGGACAGACACGATTCAGGATCAGGGGCTACGATTCTGAAAACACTACCGTGCTGATGAGCGGCGTACCGCTGAATGACATGGAAACAGGAAGGGCTTACTGGTCGGCCTGGGGAGGGCTGAATGACGTGACCCGCTGGCAGGAAATCGATTTTGGGATTTCTGCTTCTCCGTATTCATTTGGTGGAGTGAGTGGCGCCACTAATATCGAAGCGCGTGCTTCAAAGCTGCGTCCCGGAACCCGCTTAACTTATTCATCCACCAACCGTGCTTACCGCAACCGCCTGATGGCGACCTACAATTCAGGAATGCTCGACAATGGCTGGGCTTTTTCAGTTTCCGGCTCAAGAAGATGGGCTGAAGAGGGTTATGTTGAAGGAACTTTTTACGATGCCTGGAGCTATTTTGTCTCGGTGGAAAAGAAACTGAACAGTAAACACAGCCTCGGGTTTATCGCTTTTGCTGCTCCCTCGCAGGCCGGAAGAGCGGGCGTGGTAACCCAGGAGGCCTATGACCTCGCCGGATCGAATTATTACAATCCCAATTGGGGATACCAGAATGGCGAAAAACGCAACTCAAGGGTAGGAACATACAACCAGCCCCGGTTACTCCTTACGCATTATTGGGAACCAGACAAATCAACAAAATTGACCACTTCGGCAGCCTATTTTTTTGGAAGATACGGAACTACCGCTTTAGAATGGTATGATGCTGCCGACCCGAGGCCGGATTATTACAGAAACCTGCCCAGTTATTACAAAGACAACCCAGCACAGTTTGAATATTACACCAACCAATGGCAAAACAATGAATCATTCCGGCAACTGGATTGGGACTTCTTTTACTTTGCAAACAGCAAAAACCTCTTCACCATTAACAATGCTTATGGAATAGAGGGTAACAGCGTGACAGGCAACTTCTCCAAATACATTATCGAAGACCGTCGCAACGATCATAATCAGTTTCAGTTTAACACCAACCTCTGGAAAGAGATCAATCCGCACTTTAACCTGAATTCCGGACTCAACGTTTCACTTTATAAAGGAAGGACCTACAAAGTAGCTGAAGATTTGCTCGGTGGAGACTTTTACATCAACATTGATAAATTTGCCGAACAGGATGTATTTGATCCCCTCCAGTCGCAAAACGACCTCAGAACTCCTAACAAACCTGTTTACGAAGGTGATGTTTTTGGATATGACTATGATGCCAATGTCAATAGCGTTGACGCATTTGTTCAGGCCAATTTCACCTACCCCAAATTCGATTATTTTGTAGCGCTCAATTTGTCAGCTACCGAATTCTGGCGTACCGGTCATATGCAGAACGGGAAATTTCCAAACGAGTCGCTTGGTGATTCAGAGAAACAGAGTTTCACCAATTATGGTGTGAAAGGTGGGGTAACCTATAAAATTACCGGTCGCCATTATGTGATCGTCAATGGAATGTACCTTACTCGTGCGCCTTATTTCAGGGATTC
Encoded proteins:
- a CDS encoding putative toxin-antitoxin system toxin component, PIN family encodes the protein MFSQKIRIIFDTNIWISFSIGKRLDVLKDVLLSGRFDILICEEIITEYLTVIQREELAKFVPPARSADTIDLIETFATKRKIKSKVKLSRDPNDDFLLAFAIDTNADYLVTGDKDLLAIKKYKNTLIVDFSTFLDSNF
- a CDS encoding type II toxin-antitoxin system RelE/ParE family toxin, with translation MKELDASFLWYEERREGLGDRFISIIDKAFHLIELSPERLPLKAKSFREFVVDKFPYVIDYEYIEEEQKIIELHVFDTKRNPRFKFRRH
- a CDS encoding endonuclease/exonuclease/phosphatase family protein, with amino-acid sequence MKISFRLSVMVVLFLTSLTLKAQDEARYRVGCIAFYNIENLFDTIKQPEVNDIEFTPQGINNWNSKKYYEKLEKLSEVISKIGTEMTPDGPAILGVSEIENRSVLIDLAAQPAISSRNYQVVHYDGPDLRGVDCALFYSPKYFTETNSQSRRLRIEGNDEFLTRDQLVVSGLFDGEMMHFIVNHWPSRRGGQKRSEPMRIAAAELTKSIVDSLLAIDPNAKVIVMGDLNDDPIDKSVKKVLNSTDNPEKISDGMMFNPMERLYRQGIGSLAYRDSWNLFDQMIMTPALVGGDKSTYKFYRAGVFNKPWMVQKEGAFKGYPWRSFAGGSYLGGYSDHFPVYLFLLREEK
- a CDS encoding TonB-dependent receptor plug domain-containing protein; translation: MKKIIFTISALLLIVQVFSQTDTTFVAKEDPTVIPVITITESDLDSDDQSQNISGLLQSSRDIFVSTAGFTFGQTRFRIRGYDSENTTVLMSGVPLNDMETGRAYWSAWGGLNDVTRWQEIDFGISASPYSFGGVSGATNIEARASKLRPGTRLTYSSTNRAYRNRLMATYNSGMLDNGWAFSVSGSRRWAEEGYVEGTFYDAWSYFVSVEKKLNSKHSLGFIAFAAPSQAGRAGVVTQEAYDLAGSNYYNPNWGYQNGEKRNSRVGTYNQPRLLLTHYWEPDKSTKLTTSAAYFFGRYGTTALEWYDAADPRPDYYRNLPSYYKDNPAQFEYYTNQWQNNESFRQLDWDFFYFANSKNLFTINNAYGIEGNSVTGNFSKYIIEDRRNDHNQFQFNTNLWKEINPHFNLNSGLNVSLYKGRTYKVAEDLLGGDFYINIDKFAEQDVFDPLQSQNDLRTPNKPVYEGDVFGYDYDANVNSVDAFVQANFTYPKFDYFVALNLSATEFWRTGHMQNGKFPNESLGDSEKQSFTNYGVKGGVTYKITGRHYVIVNGMYLTRAPYFRDSYISPRTRDHVVSNLDSEKVLSGDISYVLRAPNIQARATLYYTEFNDQVYSRSFYHETLRSFVNYQMTGVDTRSSGAELGVDYKLTSTINLTAVAGLGQLIYNSRPLATISQDNNSDILAENRKIYLKNYYVGGSPQTALSGGIKYNSPKYWWIGANINYFDDIYLEPNPDRRSEGAAGLYNEDDIRFNELLYQEKLSSAYTVDIFGGKSWRIKQYYIALNLSVNNVLNETNFAFGGFEQFRYDPNDLEKFPPKYFYLYGIQYYANLSFRF